In the genome of Luteitalea sp., the window TCGGTCCGGAGCGGCGTGAGCCGCGGAGGACGGGAAACCGTCTCACGCCGCCACGCGGCGTCCAGCACTGGCACAGACCGCGGGATTCGGTCCGGAGCGGCGTGAGCCGCGGAGGACGGGAAACCGTCTCACGCCGCCACGTGAGCGGAGCGAGAGTGGCGGAGGGAGAGGGATTCGAACCCCCGGTAGAGTTTCCCCTACTGCGGTTTTCAAGACCGCCGCCTTCGACCGCTCGGCCATCCCTCCAACGGCTCATTATCTCACTGGCTCCAGGACTTCCACGCCGCGCATGTATGGGCGGAGCGCCGGGGGCACGACGACACTGCCGTCGCGCTGCTGGCCATGCTCGAGCACCGCGATGAGCGTACGTCCCACGGCGAGACCGGAGCCGTTCAGCGTGTGGACGAACGCCGACTTGCCGCCGCCTGTCGGCCGATACCGAATGCCGGCGCGCCGCGCCTGAAACGCCTCCGTATTGCTGCAGGAGGAAATCTCGCGGTAGGTCTGCTGACTTGGCAGCCAGACCTCGATGTCGTAGGTCTTCGCCGCCGCAAAGCCCATGTCGCCCGTGCAGAGCACCACTGTCCTGTACGGCAGCTCGAGCCGCTTCAACACTTCCTCCGCGTGCGTGGTCAGCGACTCCAGCTCGTCGTACGATTGCTCCGGCGTCGTAATCTTGACGAGCTCCACTTTGTCGAACTGGTGCTGCCGCATGAGCCCGCGCACGTCCGTCCCATAGGATCCAGCCTCGCTGCGGAAGCACGGCGTGTACGCGGTGTAACGCAGCGGCAGCAGGGACTCCTCGAGCGTTTCGGTGCGATGCAGGTTCGTGAGCGGGACCTCCGCAGTCGGAATGAGATAGAGATCCCAGTCTCCCGCGACCTTGAACAGATCCTCTTCGAACTTCGGCAGGTTGCCGGTGCCGCGCAACGCCGCGCTGCCAATCAGGAACGGCGGCTGGACCTCGAGGTAGCCATGCTCCCGTGTGTGCAGGTCGAGCATGAAATCAATGAGCGCGCGCGCCATGCGCGCACCGCTGCCCATCAACACCGAGAAGCGCGAACCTGACATCCGGGCCGCGCGCTCGAAATCGATGATGCCAAGCGCAGCACCCAGGTCCCAGTGCGGCTTCGGCGTGAAGTCGAACGTCGGGACCTCACCCGAGCGTCGCACTTCCTGATTCTCTGCTGCGCTCCGACCGACCGGCACCGTCACGTGTGGCAGGTTTGGAATCGTCAGCAGCAGCGCGTCGCGCTCCGTCTCGACGCCGGCGAGCTCGGCGTCGAATCGCTTGATCGCCTCGGAGCGCTCGGTGCTCCCCTCGAGCAGCGCCGCAACGTCCTCGCCCGTACGCTTCGCGCGACCAATCGCTTCTCCCGCACGCTTCCGCTCCGCCCGCAACGCTTCCACGCGTGGCAGGATGTCGCGCCGTGCCACATCGAGCGCCGCCAGCCGGTCAAGCGCCTTCTCCGTCCCTGGCCCGCGCGTCCCCAGCCGTTGGCGGACATCCTCGAACTGGTCTCGCAGTGACGCCGTGTCGAGCATGACTGGATTGTATTCCTCTACTATGCTGTTGCCATGACACCGACCGTTCGTAAAGCCGTCTTCCCCGTTGCCGGCCTGGGTACACGCTTCTTGCCTGCCACCAAGGCTCAGCCGAAGGAAATGCTGCCGCTCGTCGACAAGCCAATCATCCAATACGGCGTCGAGGAGGCTGTGGCGGCCGGCATCGATCACATCGTGCTCGTCACTGGACGCGGAAAGAACGCCATCGAGGATCACTTCGACGTCAACGTCGAGCTCGAAACATTCCTCGAAGCGCGGGGCAAGCAGGATCTCCTTCGGGAGATTCGCGCCATCTCCGACCTCATCAACGTCGCCTATGTACGGCAAGGCGAACCGCTCGGCCTGGGGCACGCCGTGCTGGTCACGCGCGACCTCGTCGGCGATGAGCCGTTTGCCGTGGTCCTTGCCGACGATGTCATCGATGCGCAACCGGTGGCGATACGGCAGCTCACGGATGTCTTCGCGCAAGTCGGCGGGCCGGTATTGGCCGTGGAGCAGGTCCCGCGCGAAGAGATCGGCCGCTATGGCGTCATCGATGCCGAGCCCGTTGGCGATGGGGTGTTCAAGATCCGCGACCTCGTCGAGAAGCCACGGCCGAGCGACGCGCCCTCG includes:
- the serS gene encoding serine--tRNA ligase, whose product is MLDTASLRDQFEDVRQRLGTRGPGTEKALDRLAALDVARRDILPRVEALRAERKRAGEAIGRAKRTGEDVAALLEGSTERSEAIKRFDAELAGVETERDALLLTIPNLPHVTVPVGRSAAENQEVRRSGEVPTFDFTPKPHWDLGAALGIIDFERAARMSGSRFSVLMGSGARMARALIDFMLDLHTREHGYLEVQPPFLIGSAALRGTGNLPKFEEDLFKVAGDWDLYLIPTAEVPLTNLHRTETLEESLLPLRYTAYTPCFRSEAGSYGTDVRGLMRQHQFDKVELVKITTPEQSYDELESLTTHAEEVLKRLELPYRTVVLCTGDMGFAAAKTYDIEVWLPSQQTYREISSCSNTEAFQARRAGIRYRPTGGGKSAFVHTLNGSGLAVGRTLIAVLEHGQQRDGSVVVPPALRPYMRGVEVLEPVR
- the galU gene encoding UTP--glucose-1-phosphate uridylyltransferase GalU yields the protein MTPTVRKAVFPVAGLGTRFLPATKAQPKEMLPLVDKPIIQYGVEEAVAAGIDHIVLVTGRGKNAIEDHFDVNVELETFLEARGKQDLLREIRAISDLINVAYVRQGEPLGLGHAVLVTRDLVGDEPFAVVLADDVIDAQPVAIRQLTDVFAQVGGPVLAVEQVPREEIGRYGVIDAEPVGDGVFKIRDLVEKPRPSDAPSDLGIIGRYVLTPDIFDALAATREDRTGEIQLTNGLRALLKSRPIYACHVKGTRHDTGNKLGFLKAVVYFALKRPELAESFRAYLQSQTKLR